The genomic region GTGCTGTTTTCGGCGTTCGCGTTCGGGCGGGAAATCACCCGTTTCATGGCCGCCGCGCTGGCGCTGACCTATTCGGGAATGATGCTGGTGTTTGTCGAACACGTGTCGCTGGCGGCACCGGACTTATGGCTGGGTTCGTCCCTGGTGCTCGGCAGTGCGGTCGCGTTTGCCGGATTCACTCTGGGCAGCGGGGTGATGGTGCACCGGATCGGCTCTTCCCGTTTTACCGCGTATACAATGTCGGTAGCCGGTATCGCCACGTTGATTCATTTTGTTCTGGAGCGCGGCTTTGCCTTCACCGGATTTCCGGATAAAGTCTACGGGCTGGCCTTGACGATGACCGTTTTTTCGACCGTGTTGCCGGCTTTTTTCATGAACGCCGGCATTCGAAGGATCGGTGCGGATGCGGCCTCGGTCGTCAGCACGATCGGGCCGATCGCGACGCTGGTCATGGCCTTCCTGGTCCTGGACGAAGCGGTTACCCCGCTGCAGTCGGCCGGCACCTGTCTGGTTCTATCGGGCGTTTACGTGCTCGGCCGCGCGAAATCCGGGGCTTAGGAATTAACCTGAAGCGTGGGTCTTGTTTCTTTCCCGATCGATCTCAATGTAGAGGTCCCGTTGCATCTGTAGATGCGGCTCCGTGGGAGCGATGGCCTTGGCACTGTTCAGGGCTTTAAGAGCGGCATTCAGGTCGTTGTTGCGGAAGAACAGGTATTCCGAATACCAGACGTACATGAACATGCGCGATTCCGAGGAAGCCATGCCGTTGGACAGGGCGGCCTTGAACAGCCGGTTCACCTCGGGGTCCTTCAGGCATTGATCGTTGTGCAGCGCGATCTCTTTAATCGAAAACAAGAGATTGCTGTCCGGCGGCGGCAGGCGGGTTTTGGCAAAACGCCGTTCCAGTTCCTCCAGCCAGAAGGGATCGATTTTCACTCCGGCAAGGCAGTTCAGGCGGATCAGCCCGAGCAATCCGGCCTTGGCGCCGGGATCGCGCAGGCCCGGCCGCTCGTAGAATTCGTGAACCAGTTTATACCACTGGCCGTTGCGGTCCTTGGGCGCGATGCCTTTCATCAGTTCGTCGGCCGCAGTCAGGCTGGAGCGGGTCGACAACGGATGCGCTTCCGCTTCCATCAGCGCGCGCCTGAGTCCGTCGGCGAACTGATGCGAGCGAAGCGCGGTGGTCAAGACCGAAAACATCAGAAAGGACAACACCACGGCGGACGTGGCGATTCTCAGAGTTTTTTGCGGCTCTACGGCCCGGTACCCGACCACCGGCAGCAGCAGGATGCCGAACAGGCCGGCGTAGTTTCGATGCTCATGGGCGATTTCCAGGCCGATGATCGAGGATTCCAGGCTGTGCGAGACCAGGAACCAGGCGACGGCGAACGACAGTAGCGGATTGCGCTCCCGATTCCGCCAGACGAGCCAGCCAAGCCCCACGATGCCGAGAAGCGCCGGCAACGTGGTCCAGGGCGACAGAAGGCCGGTCGATACCAAAATGTCGTCGTGGAAAACGGCGAACGCGTTCAGACGCGGCAACAGGATCATGCCCAGATAAGTCCAGAGTACCCGGGGTTCGGTCAGCAGGCGCTCGGTCAGGGTAAAGGAGCGGAGAGTGTAGCTCCCCAGCAGCCATTCCCGTCCGGCCGGAGTCAAAAGATAAACCGCCAGCGCCAGGCCCGCGCAAAGCGTGGCGCCCAGGATGAATTTGCCGAATAAATCGATGCCGCCGTGGACGTGCCGCCGGATGATCGCTTCGTAGATAAAGACGAAGCCTATGAACAACACGCCGGATTCCTTGCTGAGCACCGACAGCGGCCAGAACACGAGCCAGGCCGCCAGCATGAACGCCAGGCTCCGGCGTCCGTCCGGATCGTCGCGGCGGGCGCGAAGATGCAGCAGCACCGCGGCCAGCAGAAACAGCGTCGCCAGGCTGGTCATCCGCTGCACTACGTACAGAACCGAAGTCAACTGGATCGGATGCAGCAGCCAGGCCGCCGCGACGAAAGCGGCCAGAAGGCGGGTGTTTTCGAGGCGGTCCGAAGGCCGGGTGGCGCTCAGTAAGGAATGGGCAACGGCGTAGATCAAAAGACCGTTCAGGCCGTGAATGGCCAGATTGGTCAGTTTGAACGGGAAGGGGGCCAATTCGGTGAAATAATAATTCAGGGCAAAGCTGAGCTGGCTGACCGGCCTTCCCAATGGGCCGGCGTTGCCGCTGGCCGTCGAGTGCAGCATCGCGTCGAGCGTCAGCGATTTCAGGCGGATTCCTTCCGGCAGGACGATATTGATGTAATCGTCGAAAAAAAACGGTCCGAACAGGCCGGGCCAATAGACCGCCGCCGTGACGACGAGCCCCAGGCACAAGGGCAGCAGACTCAGGGTGGGTCGATACGGGTGGTCGGTGGTCATGGGGGCTCCGGTTGGAATGTTCGGGGATAATGGAAGTATATTCTAAAAAATCCGAGCCGCAGGAGAGCGGTTGAGACTGCGTTCGGTCGACAGTTTTTGCCGGCTTGAATGAGGCAGGATCTTGTGGCCGGCTTGTTCGTCGGATTTCTTGATTTTAGACAGGAACAGGGCATAAAAAAAACCGCTCCGGAAATAATCCGGAGCGGTTTCTTGCGGTTGCTTTAGGCGATTATCCGAAGCTCAACCTTGTCGTCCCAGGATTAACGGCAATTGGAGGGCAGGTATTTACCGTCGATGGTTGAAGTACAGGCCCAGGTCAGCTGACCGCTGCCTACGCCGGCAGCAGCTCCGGTTACTTCTCTTGCAGTCAGCACGACAGGACCCTGTGCGCCAGGTACCAAGGAGGTTGCGGTGACTGTAACGACGGTGCCGTCGTTTGCAACCACAATGTCATCTACATAGGGGGTATCGCCTGGGAAGTTATATCCTGCCACAGGGCCAGTACCGCCCGCAGTGATAAAGGCAGCCAGAGAGCCCATGGATGATACGGTTTCCGACACCGCCAATTTGGCCGGTTCCATCATCACCAAAACTTCGGACATCTTGGCGCGGGTCGTGTAATCCTTGTAGGCCGGAATCGCGACCGCCGCCAGAATGCCGATGATGGCGACGACGATCATTAATTCGATCAGGGTAAAACCTTGTTGACGGTTGATGTGATTGTTTTTCATGCGAGATACCTCTTGGTCTGGTTAGTGGTCAGTCAGGTAGATGCAGGATGCGTGCCAGGTATTAAATCAGTCGAAACGTTGCGTCGAAAAACGCGGCAAACTGCGTTGTATGCCCGTGTCCAGCTTTGCTGATGCCTGCCGGCCGGTACGAATTCCGGACCGGTTTTATCCGGGGTCTCCGTTTCTTCTTACGGATTAATGTCTGTTTGTGACATTATTTGTCAGTCTTCCAGGGCTCTTACCGTTTGGGAAAATTTCCTTTTTTGCGAAAAAGATCTGTAGGGTATGCATCGCATACCCTTTCAAAGCTTGCCGAATGATCAGGCTTTCGAGAAGGTATGCGGTGCATACCCTACCGCTGGAGCAGGGACTTTTCCAGGGAAATGCGGAGCATTGATTGAATGGAAACGGAAACCCGGAGAGCGGGACTGCATCCGATGCCGTCTCGTTGAATGACAGCATCGAATCGGTTTTGGAAAACTGCCCGGAGTTTATCGTGCTCCGGCTGCGCTAGAGCCGGTCAATCTTCGCATTCTTCTTCCAGCAGATCGCACAGGATGTGGCCGATCAGGATGTGCATCTCCTGGATGCGCGGCGTTTCGTTCGACGGCACGATGAAGCTGATGTCGCACAAGGGCGCCAGTTTGCCGCCGTCCCGGCCGAGCAGGCCAATGGTCTTGCAGCCGCATTTCTTGGCGGCCTGAACCGCTTCGATGACGTTCTGCGAGTTGCCGGACGTGGTAATGCCGACCAGGATGTCGCCGGGTTTGCTGATGCCCCGGACCTGCCGGGAAAACACGTCGTTGAAGCTGTAGTCGTTGCCGACCGCGGTCAGGATCGAGGTGTCGGTGGTGAGCGCTATCGCGTTGAGCGGGCCGCGCTCTTTCATGAAATGGCCGACGAATTCGGCCGCAATGTGCTGCGAATCGGCAGCCGAACCGCCGTTGCCGCAGAACATCACTTTGCCGCCCTGCTTGAGAGTCGAACGGATGGCGCGTCCGGCGTCGATGATGAGCGGGGCTAGCTCCTGGAGGCAGCGGCTCAGTAACGCTTCGTGCTGAGCAAAGGACGTCTCGATGGTTTTGTGTGCGTAGTCGTTAAAAGCTGGCACTGGAAATTCCTCGCTGAAATCGATTAGTGAAAGGTAAAAAACCCGAGGCGGTCCGGCATGGAGCCGGAATCCATCCTGGGGCAAAGTTCGGTTCGTTCGTTTGAATAGGGCTTCTCCATGAGGATTGGCCGAACGGCGGCCGGGCTTTTGCCAATTATAGACCATCAGGCCGGGATGCGGTGACTCATGCTTTCATTCGAAGCAGGCCGGGTTCCGCATCAAGGTCCGACGAAAAAAAACGCGCGCCCGTTGCGGGCGCGCAAGGTTAGGGGATTGCCCCCTGGGAAAGGTAAGAACTTATTGAATGTATGGTTGTAAAGTATCGTGCCATTGTTGGAACTGGCTCGAATAACTGCTGTTGTTCAAGTCCGTGTCGTAGATTTCGAAATAGGTGGCTTTGAAATCGTTGTAACCATGGCTGATGCCTGCGCTTGGGGTGTCGCCTTTCGGGAAGTTACACCAGGACCAGGCTTTCTGATTCGACCATTCGCCGCAAGCCTGGAACATGATGCCGGCTTTGCCTACGGCAGGCGTCAGCACGTCGCCCAACGGGCCGTTCGGCGCCGAGCCGGACAACACTTCCTGGAAGAAGTTGACGTTGCTGTACTGAGCCATCAACGTGTCGCGGATATCGTCGGCGGTGGACGGATTGTCTACATTGTCCGAAATGCCGAACAATCCCACATAAATGTTTTTATTGGGGAAGGCTTTGGCCCAGGCGCTGACAGAGCGGTTCACGGCGTCTTTGAACTTCGATGCGGAATAGCCGGAAGGCAACTGGGTCAGCCGCACGGATT from Methylosarcina fibrata AML-C10 harbors:
- a CDS encoding pilin translates to MKNNHINRQQGFTLIELMIVVAIIGILAAVAIPAYKDYTTRAKMSEVLVMMEPAKLAVSETVSSMGSLAAFITAGGTGPVAGYNFPGDTPYVDDIVVANDGTVVTVTATSLVPGAQGPVVLTAREVTGAAAGVGSGQLTWACTSTIDGKYLPSNCR
- a CDS encoding D-sedoheptulose 7-phosphate isomerase — translated: MPAFNDYAHKTIETSFAQHEALLSRCLQELAPLIIDAGRAIRSTLKQGGKVMFCGNGGSAADSQHIAAEFVGHFMKERGPLNAIALTTDTSILTAVGNDYSFNDVFSRQVRGISKPGDILVGITTSGNSQNVIEAVQAAKKCGCKTIGLLGRDGGKLAPLCDISFIVPSNETPRIQEMHILIGHILCDLLEEECED
- a CDS encoding DMT family transporter — its product is MDSARSTRRSFLAGLCLVLLGAFGFSAKSILVKLAYAAAPELDAIALMALRMLFSLPIFLLAAAWHNRKTQPRPLRRKEWLAVILLGLDGYYLASYLDFYGLQYVSAGLERIILFLYPTFVVLFSAFAFGREITRFMAAALALTYSGMMLVFVEHVSLAAPDLWLGSSLVLGSAVAFAGFTLGSGVMVHRIGSSRFTAYTMSVAGIATLIHFVLERGFAFTGFPDKVYGLALTMTVFSTVLPAFFMNAGIRRIGADAASVVSTIGPIATLVMAFLVLDEAVTPLQSAGTCLVLSGVYVLGRAKSGA